In Spodoptera frugiperda isolate SF20-4 chromosome 28, AGI-APGP_CSIRO_Sfru_2.0, whole genome shotgun sequence, one genomic interval encodes:
- the LOC118265326 gene encoding radial spoke head protein 9 homolog: MNIHKLFDYKEYVNVNGMMFTDELICLLQNSLTLLQVENHFLNMQYWGQIYAVDNDYHIAVGINADAVADRKYFYTTDFKFWGLLPKSKKKYKQLSLLTSFPFRGEPSMKTKVLDEALEENHPDRCTIMKEESRLAATISIISEEAEVCARGQLIKQPSGTVVLNPNFYGLTAAEAKQLKSYLHIRPAQQRWNTNLLTRQDYNYSMDFLDSIDQDIPSGCWNLSIEQAGSMVYLKSLYWPGMMYFHKVRTADAGFLYVGNGRKNLDVPFLL, encoded by the coding sequence ATGAATATCCACAAGCTGTTCGATTACAAAGAGTACGTGAATGTGAACGGGATGATGTTCACCGACGAGCTGATATGTTTGCTGCAGAACTCCTTGACTCTGCTGCAAGTGGAGAATCACTTCCTGAACATGCAGTACTGGGGCCAAATATACGCCGTGGACAATGACTACCACATCGCTGTGGGCATCAACGCAGACGCCGTGGCCGACAGAAAGTATTTTTACACCACAGACTTCAAATTCTGGGGCCTCTTACCCAAATCGAAGAAGAAATATAAGCAGCTAAGTTTGCTTACCTCATTCCCATTTAGAGGCGAACCATCTATGAAGACGAAAGTGTTGGATGAAGCGTTAGAGGAGAACCACCCCGACAGGTGCACGATCATGAAAGAAGAGAGTCGCCTGGCTGCCACGATCAGCATCATATCGGAGGAAGCCGAGGTATGTGCTCGAGGGCAGCTGATCAAGCAGCCGAGTGGCACAGTCGTGCTGAACCCGAACTTCTACGGCCTGACAGCAGCAGAAGCAAAGCAACTCAAGTCCTACCTCCACATCAGACCAGCTCAGCAACGCTGGAACACAAACCTGCTCACAAGACAAGACTACAACTACAGCATGGATTTCCTCGATTCTATAGACCAAGATATTCCAAGTGGCTGCTGGAATCTGTCGATAGAACAAGCAGGATCCATGGTGTATTTGAAAAGCCTGTACTGGCCCGGAATGATGTATTTCCATAAAGTTAGAACAGCTGACGCTGGTTTCCTCTACGTCGGCAACGGACGCAAAAATTTAGATGTACCTTTCCTACtttag